The following proteins are co-located in the Cydia pomonella isolate Wapato2018A chromosome 19, ilCydPomo1, whole genome shotgun sequence genome:
- the LOC133528366 gene encoding uncharacterized protein LOC133528366: MDELDRRVVRTPPLPRDNPEGGQSMTLQVQHRNSRARDRELERRSRARRSRSRHSRGRSSRITSDGSRSSRRRSRSRSRRSRSRMRLSPAHVHRSPTRSRRSRSRSRRSRTRSRRSRSRSQSRRHRRSHTRYGDNELLGTLKDLFKAVRSEDRSDHVERFPVMNVLPEFDPANRSQTIDVWLNKVNETASIYNWTERQVIHYALPKLAGVALKWYQGLTSLKHTWLEWQVKLKTAFPSKENYGLLLTEMLEKRAKYGDSLEDYYYEKVMLLNRCRITGTDAVDCILLGIDDRAVKTSAEAAQFTEPDKLLVYLRSQKNTKPRVSSRQTNDSKQVNSRGPKPDNKVVKCFNCGEDGHPHFKCKQPIKKCETCSRIGHVSSDCNTKKNFDAKNEKTVS, from the coding sequence ATGGATGAACTTGATAGAAGAGTTGTACGGACGCCTCCGCTCCCACGTGACAATCCTGAGGGAGGCCAATCGATGACGCTGCAAGTACAACACAGGAATAGCAGGGCTCGCGACCGGGAACTGGAGAGGCGCAGCCGCGCAAGGCGAAGTCGATCCAGACACAGCCGCGGGAGGAGTAGCCGCATCACCTCTGACGGATCGAGAAGCAGCAGGCGCCGCAGCCGGTCACGTTCGCGTCGAAGCCGGTCGCGGATGCGCCTCAGCCCAGCACATGTACACCGGAGTCCTACACGTTcgcgccgcagccgcagccgctCGCGTCGCAGTAGGACGCGCTcgcgccgcagccgcagccgctCGCAGTCGCGCCGGCACCGCCGAAGTCATACAAGGTATGGTGATAATGAATTACTAGGCACTTTGAAAGATTTATTTAAAGCTGTTAGATCAGAGGACAGGTCAGATCATGTTGAAAGATTCCCCGTAATGAATGTGTTGCCTGAATTTGACCCAGCTAATCGTAGTCAAACTATTGACGTATGgctaaataaagtaaatgaGACCGCAAGTATTTACAATTGGACTGAACGACAAGTTATTCATTATGCGTTACCTAAACTAGCCGGTGTTGCTCTAAAGTGGTACCAAGGCTTGACGAGCTTAAAACACACGTGGCTCGAAtggcaagttaaattaaaaactgcTTTTCCTAGTAAGGAAAATTATGGTTTATTGCTAACGGAAATGCTTGAAAAACGCGCGAAATATGGAGATTCATTAGAAGATTATTATTACGAAAAAGTTATGTTACTTAATAGGTGTCGAATCACAGGTACCGATGCAGTTGACTGTATTTTATTAGGGATAGATGACAGAGCAGTAAAAACCAGCGCCGAAGCAGCGCAATTTACAGAACCGGATAAATTGCTAGTTTATTTACGTAGTCAGAAAAATACCAAACCAAGAGTCTCGTCTCGACAGACCAATGATAGCAAACAAGTTAACAGCCGGGGCCCTAAACCGGATAATAAAgttgttaaatgttttaattgtgGTGAGGATGGACATcctcattttaaatgtaaacagCCAATAAAGAAATGCGAAACTTGTTCTAGAATTGGTCATGTTTCATCGGATTGTAACACTAAAAAGAATTTTGACGCGAAAAACGAGAAAACTGTGTCATGA